CGATGCTTGCTCCTGTTAAGAGGGTGAAGGAATAGATGGAAACGGCGCTGGCTCTTGAGTGCTGGCTGAATTGGCCGACTAGTAGGATGACCATTGGAATTGTGATTGAGGTGGAAGCGATCATTAGAATCGATGCGATAAGGAGCGTCCATGTGTGGAGCGCGAGTAAGGGTAGTGAGAAGCCAATGGTTAACGTAAGGAGTCCGAATCCTAATACAAATGGGGCCCCGAAGCGTTGTTGCAGGGGGCCAGCGAAGAAGGCGGGTATGATTCCGACCAGACCGATCATTCGAAATGATTGCAGGGAAAAGGGGATGTCGATCTCTCCTCTGGCAATCATCCACTCAAAACTTCCGTAAAACATCATGACAGTGAACAAGAGAAAAAAAGCAATTCCATATAGTTTTTGCAAGGGTCTGAACTGAAAAAATGATAAAATAGGAGATAATGAAAATAACGTTTGAAAGGGTTTGGGCTTCGATGGAACGAGAGACTGTTTCATGAATAAAAAGCAAATGCCATAAAGGATAAAGAAGCCGAAAAAGACCGACCGATAAGATCCGAAGCGTGCCAATTCAACGGCGATCATTTGCCCAAAGATCCCAGCGATCAAAAAGCCGGTATTGATCATAGCGATGACAAACGCTTGTGTTTTTCCATGAAAATGTTCAAAGGAATAAGCAAAGGCTGTCGGGGCAAAGCTTGCAGCAAGTATTCCTTGTAAAGCTCGCAGTACAATGAATAACCAATAGGTTGGCATAAGACCGACGAGGACTGTAACAACGGCAAGAGAAGCCATTCCGGTCAGGAGAACTTTTTTGTGTGGCAGTTTATCGGCTAACATGCCAAAGAAGAACAGTCCAATGGCATAAGGAAATATAAACATGGAACTGCTGAGAGAGGCCTGTGAGTCAGATAGGTGATACAGCTCTGCGATTTGAGCCTGAAGAGGGAGCATGGTGTAAAGGTTGCTTGCGATAAAGATACCGGTGAAGATCAGAGCTGCTGCCATACGCTTTGGTTTCATCAGATCACTCCTCTATACAATCGTAGTCGTACTGTATGCAAACCTTTCGAAAACGTTCATAGAGTGGAGGTAAGGAATGAGTATACGATTTTTATTAGGAAGAGCTGGTGCTGGAAAGAGTACACAGTGTCTTGAAGAAATAAGAGAGAGCTTGAAAGATTCTCCTCAAGGGGCTCCGATTCTCTATATGGTACCGGATCAGATGACGTTCCAGCAGGAATATGCCCTTTTGAAGCAAGAAGGTATTGAAGGAAGTATTCGCGCTCAAGTATTTAGTTTCTCCCGCCTTGCCTGGCGTGTGCTTCAGGAAACAGGTGGCGGAACGAAGAAAATGATTAGTTCTACAGGCGTTCAAATGATGCTTCGTAAGATCACGGAAGAACGGAAATCAGATTGGAATGTGTTCCAAAAAGCAATCGAGAAGCAAGGATTTATTGAACAATTAGAAACGATGATTACGGAGTTCAAGCGTTACCGTATCACTCCGGATTCGTTGAATGAATATATAGGATCCATCGGAGATTATAAGCACCCATACGCTGGTGAAGAGGCGTTGCAACATAAACTAGAAGACTTATCGTACATATACGAGCAACTTATGATCGCCCTTCGTGAGCAATATATCGATAGTGAGGACCAACTGCAGCTCCTTGCAGAGAAGATTGAGGAAGCAGACTCCCTGAATGGAGCTGAAATTTATCTGGATGGTTTCCACCGATTTACCCCGCAAGAACTTGTTGTGTTACAAGCGCTGATGAAGAAAGCGAAACGTGTCACGATTGCTTTGACATTAGACCAGCCGCGCTACGGGGAAATTGATGAATTGGATCTTTTCCACCAGACGGCTCATACGTTTCAGGATTTAGAGCGAACCGCACGAGAAATAAATGTTCCGGTTGATGAGGTGAAATATGTCTACGGCGGGGAAGGACGGTTTGAGCGACGTCCGGCATTTGAGCATCTCGAGCATTATTTTACAACAAGACCTGCACCTGGATACCAGGAGCAAGCTCCAATTACAGTCGCTCAAGCGGTTCATCCTCGTGCTGAAGTAGAAGGGGTCGCTCAAGAAATTATTGAACTTGTGCGTGATCATGGATATCGCTATCAGGATATGGCTGTTCTTATTCGTGAGCCTGATGTTTATCATGACCTTATTCAAACGGTGTTTGAAGATTACCGGATTCCGGTGTTTATTGATGAGAAAAGGACCATGCTGAACCATCCACTTGTTGAGTTTGTGAGATCAGCCCTTGATGTCATAGAAGGCAATTGGCGCTATGAGGCGATTTTCCGTTTGTTAAAAACAGACTTCTTCCCACTAGGGGACAAAAGGGATCCCCTTACACAAGATGCGATTGATGAGCTTGAGAATTATTGCCTCGAGTACGGCGTCCGGACGAAGAAACGCTGGATTAGTGAAGAGCCCTGGAGATACAAGCGTTTCAGAGGATTCGACCATTTATCGCAGACGGATGAGGAGAAAAAGAAAGAAGAACGCATTAATCGGCTACGCGATCAGGTCGTGAAGATTCTTCTTCCTTTCGATGAGCAAATCCGGGAAGCTTCTACAGTAAAAGAACGTTCTCAAGTTCTGTTTCAGTGGCTTGAAGAACTACGAGTACCCGGTACGCTGGATCATTGGCGTGACTGGTATGACGAACGGGGGCAGATTGAGAAGTCCCGTGAACAGGAACAAGTGTGGGATGCTGTCATTGGACTAATGGACGAAATGGTTGAAATGATAGGGAATGATAAGATTTCCTTACAACTTTACCGCACCACAATGGAAACGGGCCTTGAATCGTTAAACTTCGCTCACGTTCCGCCGAGTATGGACCATGTTATTGTCGGGAGCGTAGACCGCTCGCGTATTACAGGAATTAAGAGTGCGTTTCTCCTTGGGGTAAATGAAGGCTTATGGCCGATGAAGCCACAGGCGGAAGGAATGATTTCTGAACAGGAACGAGAACTTCTGGCTGAACACGGTGTGCAACTTGCCGATAGCAGTAAGCGTCAGCTGCTCGATGATCACTTCTATGTGTATCTCGCCTTTACAGCTGCTTCTGATTACTTATGGGTCAGTTATCCTCTTAGTAATGAGGAAGGGAAGGCGAAGGTTCCTTCATCTATGGTTAAACGTATGAAAGAACTATTCCCTCACTGTGAGGAGAAGGCACTTCTTGAAGAAGGAGATGATCATGAGGAGACGGAACGATTTATTACCACTCCTCAGAAAACGCGTTCTGTCCTGACCGCCCAATTGTCTCGTTACTTAAGAGGATATCCGATGAAGGATATTTGGTGGGATGTGCTTGACTGGTTTATTGCTCATGACACGAATTCCATTGATACGAAGCGGGTTTTACTAAGCTTGTTCTATAAGAATACACCATCCAATTTAGGGCGTAACACGACGGATCATTTGTATCCGAAGCAGGTCAATGCGAGCGTGTCACGTTTAGAAACGTACTATCGCTGTTCATATCAGCACTTTGCTAAGTACGGTCTTGGATTACAAGAACGCTCTGTGTATAAGCTTGATGCGCCAGATATTGGACAGTTATTCCACGAGGCGTTAAAGCAAATTACAGAGTGGATTCAGGTAGAGGGGCGCGACTGGAATAGTATTACGGAGAACGACACAAATCAGTATGCACAAAGAGCAGTACAAGAGCTATCTCCAGTGCTGCAACACCAGATTCTCTATAGTTCAAACCGTTATCAGTACATTCAGCAGAAATTGCAGGATGTCGTTGCTCGAGCGGCTCATATGCTCAGTGAACAAGCGAAACGAAGTCAATTCGCACCCGTAGGGCTTGAAGTTGGATTTGGTCCTGAGGAAAAGATCCCGCCAATGACGCTTGATCTTGCCAATGGCTTTCAGCTCATGCTGCGAGGACGAATCGACCGTGTGGACCGGGCTCAAGCAGATGAGGGGCTTTTACTTCGTATTATTGACTATAAGTCGAGTGCAAAAGGCCTTGATCTCGTAGAAGTTTATTACGGCTTAGCCTTGCAAATGCTTGCCTACTTAGACGTCGTTCTTTCTCATTCAGATACATGGCTCGGCACACAGGCAACGCCTGCTGGAGTCCTCTATTTCCA
The nucleotide sequence above comes from Pontibacillus chungwhensis. Encoded proteins:
- a CDS encoding MFS transporter produces the protein MKPKRMAAALIFTGIFIASNLYTMLPLQAQIAELYHLSDSQASLSSSMFIFPYAIGLFFFGMLADKLPHKKVLLTGMASLAVVTVLVGLMPTYWLFIVLRALQGILAASFAPTAFAYSFEHFHGKTQAFVIAMINTGFLIAGIFGQMIAVELARFGSYRSVFFGFFILYGICFLFMKQSLVPSKPKPFQTLFSLSPILSFFQFRPLQKLYGIAFFLLFTVMMFYGSFEWMIARGEIDIPFSLQSFRMIGLVGIIPAFFAGPLQQRFGAPFVLGFGLLTLTIGFSLPLLALHTWTLLIASILMIASTSITIPMVILLVGQFSQHSRASAVSIYSFTLLTGASIGSIAASLIPLPTILLTTAILFMGLAFISFRMGGGIKKSTLSK
- the addB gene encoding helicase-exonuclease AddAB subunit AddB, which produces MSIRFLLGRAGAGKSTQCLEEIRESLKDSPQGAPILYMVPDQMTFQQEYALLKQEGIEGSIRAQVFSFSRLAWRVLQETGGGTKKMISSTGVQMMLRKITEERKSDWNVFQKAIEKQGFIEQLETMITEFKRYRITPDSLNEYIGSIGDYKHPYAGEEALQHKLEDLSYIYEQLMIALREQYIDSEDQLQLLAEKIEEADSLNGAEIYLDGFHRFTPQELVVLQALMKKAKRVTIALTLDQPRYGEIDELDLFHQTAHTFQDLERTAREINVPVDEVKYVYGGEGRFERRPAFEHLEHYFTTRPAPGYQEQAPITVAQAVHPRAEVEGVAQEIIELVRDHGYRYQDMAVLIREPDVYHDLIQTVFEDYRIPVFIDEKRTMLNHPLVEFVRSALDVIEGNWRYEAIFRLLKTDFFPLGDKRDPLTQDAIDELENYCLEYGVRTKKRWISEEPWRYKRFRGFDHLSQTDEEKKKEERINRLRDQVVKILLPFDEQIREASTVKERSQVLFQWLEELRVPGTLDHWRDWYDERGQIEKSREQEQVWDAVIGLMDEMVEMIGNDKISLQLYRTTMETGLESLNFAHVPPSMDHVIVGSVDRSRITGIKSAFLLGVNEGLWPMKPQAEGMISEQERELLAEHGVQLADSSKRQLLDDHFYVYLAFTAASDYLWVSYPLSNEEGKAKVPSSMVKRMKELFPHCEEKALLEEGDDHEETERFITTPQKTRSVLTAQLSRYLRGYPMKDIWWDVLDWFIAHDTNSIDTKRVLLSLFYKNTPSNLGRNTTDHLYPKQVNASVSRLETYYRCSYQHFAKYGLGLQERSVYKLDAPDIGQLFHEALKQITEWIQVEGRDWNSITENDTNQYAQRAVQELSPVLQHQILYSSNRYQYIQQKLQDVVARAAHMLSEQAKRSQFAPVGLEVGFGPEEKIPPMTLDLANGFQLMLRGRIDRVDRAQADEGLLLRIIDYKSSAKGLDLVEVYYGLALQMLAYLDVVLSHSDTWLGTQATPAGVLYFHVHNPMISGSQLLQDTEIQDELFKKFKMQGLLVEDENIVKMMDTNLDTGMSKIVPAGLKKAGGFRKGSQTAEEEAFKHLQTYVRDLMKSAGESITNGQVNLNPFQKNQQVACTFCEFRSVCQFDPTLEENQYRTIKPMKDEDILQQIVKQEGDDE